One window of Sphingobacteriales bacterium genomic DNA carries:
- a CDS encoding dynamin family protein has translation MANIIDKNFDHYITLIDDIFSDLHGLTVELNNKKMSETVSNIRGRLHEPFLFVIVGEVKVGKSSFVNALLQTEKDVCRVAPDPCTDVIQQIVYGEEEQTIHINEHLTKLILPIDILQKIAIVDTPGTNTIISHHNEITEKFIPVSDLIVFVFEAKNPYRQSAWQFLDFISNEWRKKVIFVLQQSDLIEPADLEVNKNGVIQYANKYGITNPQVFCVSAKLEQNGLPGSGFDEIRNYIYDSITGKNNLRLKLQSLLNTSKNVMSSIEEGIDTTKQQLDADTEFRVKVNSLLDSAETKTDNQIQNMIDLLIKEYDKVTGDIQRQFEEGLGLFTLLRKSFLSIFNEKEGLKAWIKELVQQLEYALKPALERRMREGVLNIADSVRQMAEIIDAEIRKNKASIKSNNEVFTDIANKRQDKLEKLHSGIEALVTETEEYVSNDMFQKSSALVPGLATGGSIAVIGVILMTVTHGAVFDITGGILSAVGILGAGVVTLTQRGKIISEFAAEIDKGRNKLKEQVAEKLDTYIKEIRTKIDNNFLEFDSFISGQQQKFTHLQNQYNSINQKFFNARKELEL, from the coding sequence ATGGCAAACATCATAGACAAAAACTTTGACCACTACATCACCTTAATAGACGATATTTTCAGCGACCTGCACGGGCTTACGGTGGAGTTGAACAACAAAAAAATGTCGGAAACGGTGAGTAATATCCGTGGACGGCTGCATGAGCCATTTTTGTTTGTGATTGTCGGAGAAGTAAAGGTTGGGAAAAGCAGTTTTGTCAATGCCTTGCTGCAAACCGAAAAAGATGTTTGTCGGGTTGCCCCTGACCCCTGTACCGATGTCATCCAACAAATTGTTTACGGAGAAGAGGAACAAACCATCCACATCAACGAGCATCTCACAAAATTGATACTTCCCATTGATATTTTGCAAAAAATAGCCATTGTTGATACTCCCGGCACCAATACCATCATCAGTCATCATAACGAAATTACCGAAAAGTTTATTCCGGTCAGCGATTTGATTGTATTTGTGTTTGAAGCCAAAAACCCTTACCGTCAGTCGGCATGGCAATTTTTGGATTTTATCAGCAATGAATGGCGCAAAAAAGTCATTTTCGTACTCCAACAATCCGATTTAATAGAGCCTGCCGATTTGGAAGTCAACAAAAATGGAGTTATTCAATATGCCAATAAATACGGAATTACCAACCCTCAAGTATTTTGTGTGTCTGCCAAATTAGAACAAAACGGGCTTCCGGGCAGCGGGTTTGATGAAATCCGAAATTATATTTACGATTCAATCACCGGAAAAAACAACCTCCGTTTAAAACTGCAAAGTTTGTTGAACACGTCTAAAAACGTAATGAGCAGTATTGAAGAAGGAATAGACACTACCAAACAACAATTAGATGCTGATACCGAATTCAGGGTAAAGGTAAATTCACTGTTAGACAGTGCTGAAACAAAAACAGACAATCAAATTCAAAACATGATTGACCTGCTCATCAAAGAATACGACAAAGTTACGGGAGACATACAGCGTCAGTTTGAAGAAGGACTCGGGCTGTTTACCCTGCTGCGCAAATCTTTCCTGTCCATATTCAATGAAAAAGAAGGGCTGAAGGCATGGATTAAAGAATTGGTACAACAGTTAGAATATGCCCTGAAACCTGCGCTCGAAAGGAGAATGCGCGAAGGAGTGCTGAATATTGCAGACAGTGTGAGGCAGATGGCCGAAATTATTGATGCCGAAATACGAAAGAATAAAGCAAGCATAAAAAGCAACAACGAAGTCTTCACTGATATTGCAAACAAGCGGCAGGACAAGTTAGAAAAACTGCATAGCGGAATCGAAGCATTAGTTACAGAAACCGAAGAATATGTGAGCAACGATATGTTTCAAAAAAGCTCAGCCCTCGTTCCGGGCTTGGCAACCGGCGGAAGTATTGCGGTCATTGGGGTTATTCTGATGACCGTTACTCACGGTGCTGTGTTTGACATAACCGGCGGCATACTTTCGGCGGTCGGCATATTAGGTGCAGGGGTAGTAACCCTTACACAACGCGGTAAAATTATTTCAGAATTTGCCGCCGAAATAGATAAAGGCCGCAACAAACTCAAAGAGCAGGTTGCCGAGAAACTCGATACCTATATCAAAGAAATCAGAACCAAAATTGACAACAATTTTCTCGAATTTGATTCTTTTATCAGCGGACAGCAACAAAAGTTTACCCACTTGCAAAACCAATACAACAGCATCAATCAAAAGTTTTTCAATGCCCGGAAGGAATTAGAACTTTAA
- a CDS encoding DUF72 domain-containing protein → MSQIQNYYLGCPIWANKDWVGSLFTAKAKPKDYLRQYAQVFNSVEGSNTFYALPNKEQVLRWYSDTPSGFRFSFKFPQTITHIHKLHRTQEEVTRFFKTMEPLQSLIGTYFIQLPPSFNRKGLPALKTFIQQLPKEFTYAAEVRHPDFFMNDETELHFNRLLEDNNINRAIFDTSSLHNIEAKDDITKEAQRKKPKMPERFVATAGHPFLRFCGHSLPPENQERLTLIAGIVANWISEGKQPYLFIHTPGDELAPQTCRLFHQLLSKQIVSFPVGNIPPFPGEYAKDHLEQMSLF, encoded by the coding sequence ATGTCGCAAATTCAAAACTATTATCTCGGCTGCCCGATATGGGCAAATAAAGATTGGGTCGGCTCATTGTTCACTGCCAAAGCCAAACCCAAAGACTATTTGCGTCAATACGCACAAGTTTTCAACTCCGTTGAAGGCAGTAATACTTTTTATGCCCTTCCCAACAAAGAGCAGGTATTGCGCTGGTATTCTGATACGCCTTCCGGGTTCAGGTTCAGTTTTAAGTTCCCGCAAACCATCACACACATTCATAAACTTCATCGCACACAGGAAGAGGTTACCCGGTTTTTCAAAACCATGGAACCCCTTCAATCCCTTATCGGCACTTATTTTATACAGTTGCCCCCGTCTTTTAACAGAAAAGGACTGCCGGCACTAAAAACATTCATTCAACAACTGCCCAAAGAATTTACCTACGCTGCAGAAGTTCGACATCCCGATTTTTTTATGAACGATGAAACCGAGCTTCATTTTAACCGGCTTTTAGAAGACAACAACATCAACCGGGCCATATTTGATACCTCCTCTTTGCACAATATCGAGGCCAAAGACGACATCACCAAAGAAGCACAACGGAAAAAACCCAAAATGCCCGAAAGGTTTGTCGCCACTGCCGGTCATCCTTTTCTGCGTTTTTGCGGACATTCACTTCCACCTGAAAATCAAGAAAGGCTCACGTTAATTGCCGGTATTGTGGCCAATTGGATTTCTGAAGGAAAACAACCCTATCTGTTTATTCATACCCCCGGTGATGAACTTGCTCCGCAAACATGCCGGCTTTTTCATCAGTTGCTTTCCAAACAGATAGTCTCTTTTCCAGTCGGCAATATTCCCCCGTTTCCGGGAGAATATGCCAAAGACCATTTAGAACAAATGAGTCTGTTTTAA
- the cysM gene encoding cysteine synthase CysM, giving the protein MSSLLSLIGNTPLVALNNLNPNKRVKLVGKLEGHNPGGSVKDRPAYSMIKGALDRGELKPGMKLIEATSGNTGIALAMIANLCGVNIELVMPENSTQERILTMKAFGAAVTLTSAQGSMEAAIDYAHNQVASGGYLMLNQFANPDNYLAHYRHTGPEIWNDTSGNITHFVSSMGTTGTIMGVSRFLKEKNPDIQIVGAQPTDGSRIPGIRRWPIEYLPKIFEPHRVDHIIDVSEEEAVKTTRRLAKEEGIFCGMSSGGAVAVALKLIEQLEEGTVVCIICDRGDRYLSGTLFG; this is encoded by the coding sequence ATGTCTTCTTTACTCTCCCTCATTGGAAACACCCCGCTTGTCGCCCTGAACAACCTTAACCCAAACAAAAGGGTAAAATTGGTTGGAAAACTGGAAGGTCACAACCCGGGTGGAAGCGTGAAAGACCGGCCCGCCTACAGCATGATCAAAGGCGCACTTGACCGCGGGGAATTAAAGCCGGGCATGAAACTGATTGAAGCAACAAGCGGAAATACCGGAATCGCACTGGCTATGATTGCCAATCTTTGCGGCGTAAACATAGAACTGGTCATGCCCGAAAATTCTACTCAAGAGCGGATACTTACCATGAAAGCTTTTGGCGCAGCAGTTACCCTGACTTCGGCGCAGGGTTCGATGGAAGCAGCTATTGATTATGCGCACAATCAGGTTGCAAGCGGGGGATATCTCATGCTCAATCAGTTTGCCAATCCCGACAACTATCTTGCCCATTACCGCCATACCGGGCCGGAAATCTGGAACGACACAAGCGGCAATATTACCCACTTTGTTTCTTCGATGGGAACAACCGGTACGATTATGGGGGTTTCGCGGTTTTTGAAAGAAAAAAATCCGGACATTCAGATAGTCGGCGCACAGCCCACCGACGGGTCAAGAATTCCCGGCATTCGCCGTTGGCCAATTGAATACCTGCCTAAAATTTTTGAACCTCATCGTGTTGATCATATCATTGATGTGTCGGAAGAAGAAGCTGTAAAAACCACCCGCCGGTTGGCTAAAGAAGAAGGCATATTCTGCGGCATGAGCAGCGGAGGAGCAGTAGCGGTTGCCTTAAAACTCATAGAGCAACTTGAAGAAGGAACAGTGGTTTGTATTATTTGCGACCGGGGTGACCGCTACCTTTCGGGCACCCTTTTCGGATAA
- a CDS encoding OsmC family protein, translating to MQVEMSRIDSDFHFQAKGSSGVLVNIDASSNIGGHEAGARPMELILMGLAGCSAIDVIQILRKQKLEMEDIDIKVKAERVPDEIPSVFKKIHVHFVIKGELPLNKVSRAIALSIDKYCSVTAMLRHSVEITHSFEVIP from the coding sequence ATGCAAGTCGAAATGAGCCGGATAGATTCAGATTTTCATTTTCAGGCCAAAGGCTCTTCGGGGGTTTTGGTTAATATTGACGCTTCGTCTAACATTGGCGGACACGAAGCCGGTGCTCGTCCGATGGAACTTATCCTGATGGGTTTAGCCGGATGCAGCGCCATTGATGTGATCCAGATTTTGAGAAAACAAAAACTCGAAATGGAAGATATTGACATCAAGGTTAAGGCAGAAAGAGTACCAGACGAAATTCCGTCAGTGTTTAAAAAAATTCATGTTCACTTTGTGATAAAAGGGGAGTTGCCGCTCAATAAGGTGAGCCGCGCCATCGCTCTTTCGATAGACAAATATTGTTCTGTAACTGCCATGTTGCGACATTCTGTCGAAATTACCCATTCTTTTGAAGTAATCCCATAA
- a CDS encoding serine acetyltransferase → MRYHTFLKHLHHQYQTRFAFFPSKIKSEQFIEDMFHLLFPSREDANISFIQLEARQKQLEANLFDLLKDLDTLTENEVEETVHRFFSGLPSIYEFLLKDAQAILLFDPAANSIEEVIVAYPGFYAIAVYRIAHHLLQQKIKWLPRIFTELAHRKTGIDIHPAASIGESFFIDHGTGVVIGETTIIGNHVKIYQGVTLGALSVSKDKANTKRHPTIEDHVIIYAGSTVLGGETLVGHHSVIGGNVWLTKSVPPYSFVHNTIQVELKAISPFQ, encoded by the coding sequence ATGCGCTACCATACTTTTTTGAAACATCTGCATCATCAGTACCAAACGAGGTTTGCTTTTTTTCCATCAAAAATCAAATCGGAACAGTTTATTGAAGACATGTTTCACCTGTTGTTTCCGAGCAGGGAAGATGCAAACATCTCGTTCATACAACTCGAAGCGAGGCAAAAACAGTTGGAAGCCAATTTGTTTGACCTTTTAAAAGACCTCGACACATTGACTGAAAACGAAGTGGAGGAAACGGTTCATCGTTTTTTTTCCGGCTTACCTTCAATTTATGAATTCTTATTGAAAGATGCACAGGCCATCTTGTTGTTTGACCCCGCTGCCAACTCTATTGAAGAAGTTATTGTGGCCTATCCGGGTTTTTATGCAATTGCTGTTTACCGCATTGCCCACCACCTGTTACAACAAAAAATAAAATGGCTACCCCGAATATTTACAGAACTCGCCCACCGCAAAACAGGGATTGACATTCACCCTGCCGCTTCAATCGGTGAATCTTTTTTTATAGACCACGGTACCGGAGTGGTCATTGGCGAAACAACCATTATCGGTAACCATGTGAAGATTTATCAAGGGGTTACCCTCGGTGCATTGTCGGTAAGCAAAGACAAGGCCAACACAAAACGGCATCCGACTATCGAAGACCATGTGATTATTTATGCCGGCTCGACCGTTTTGGGCGGTGAAACTTTAGTAGGACACCATTCGGTGATCGGAGGTAATGTTTGGCTGACAAAAAGCGTTCCTCCTTATTCTTTCGTTCATAATACCATACAGGTAGAGCTGAAAGCCATCTCTCCCTTTCAGTAA
- a CDS encoding cation transporter: MTNHHHHHHHDHHSGKNLRTAFFLNAFFTVFELIGGIYTNSIAIISDAIHDLGDSLSLGTAWYLEVKSKQAADRSFSFGYKRFSLLGALINSIVLIVGAVFVIHSAIGRIIEPEISDAKGMFVFAIVGVLVNGYAAWKTSTGKTLNERVITWHLMEDVLGWAAILVVSVVLYFTDNLYLDPVLSLLITLFILWNVMKRLKETLFLFLQGHPKDVSREEVEKEILSIKHVQSVHHTHIWSLDGEHHVFTTHVKLGIIESFKDLLAVKNQLKTIMRKYPFEHYTIETEIDEEVCGLDSGNKEND, encoded by the coding sequence ATGACAAACCATCACCATCATCATCATCACGACCACCACTCCGGTAAAAATTTGAGAACGGCTTTTTTTCTCAATGCTTTTTTTACTGTTTTTGAATTAATCGGCGGAATTTATACCAACAGCATTGCCATTATTTCAGATGCTATTCACGATCTCGGCGATAGTCTTTCATTGGGTACGGCTTGGTATTTAGAAGTCAAATCCAAACAAGCTGCTGACCGGTCTTTTTCTTTTGGGTATAAACGATTTTCTTTGCTTGGGGCTTTAATCAACAGTATTGTGCTGATAGTAGGTGCTGTGTTTGTCATCCATTCAGCCATTGGAAGAATAATCGAACCTGAAATTTCGGATGCAAAAGGAATGTTTGTATTTGCCATTGTCGGTGTTTTGGTTAATGGGTATGCAGCATGGAAAACAAGTACGGGTAAAACCCTGAATGAACGGGTTATCACCTGGCATTTGATGGAAGATGTGCTGGGATGGGCGGCAATTTTGGTGGTGTCGGTGGTTCTGTATTTTACCGATAATCTATATCTCGACCCGGTGTTGTCTCTGCTCATCACCTTGTTTATTTTATGGAATGTGATGAAACGGTTAAAGGAAACGCTGTTTCTGTTTTTACAGGGGCATCCGAAAGATGTCAGCCGGGAAGAAGTCGAAAAGGAAATTCTCAGTATCAAACATGTTCAGTCTGTGCATCATACACATATTTGGTCGCTCGACGGTGAACATCATGTCTTTACCACCCACGTAAAATTAGGGATTATCGAGAGTTTCAAAGACTTGCTTGCAGTCAAAAATCAATTGAAAACAATTATGCGGAAATATCCATTCGAGCATTATACCATCGAAACGGAAATTGATGAGGAAGTCTGCGGGTTGGATTCCGGTAATAAGGAAAATGATTGA
- a CDS encoding nuclear transport factor 2 family protein, producing MATKKEIAQHFLSLCAKGDSRKAFGLYVSQDFKHHNVYFKGDAETLMVAMEESANTNPDKIFTMLRALEDGDLVAVHSHIVQQPGELGYAVMHILRFDENNKIVEAWDFGQEVPADCVNENGMF from the coding sequence ATGGCAACTAAAAAAGAAATAGCACAGCATTTTTTATCTCTATGTGCAAAGGGAGATTCTCGCAAGGCATTCGGGCTTTATGTCAGTCAGGATTTTAAGCATCACAATGTTTACTTTAAAGGTGATGCCGAAACTTTGATGGTGGCAATGGAAGAATCGGCAAACACAAATCCCGATAAAATATTTACCATGTTAAGGGCTTTGGAAGACGGGGATCTGGTTGCTGTTCATTCTCATATAGTGCAGCAACCCGGCGAATTGGGTTATGCGGTCATGCACATTTTGCGGTTTGACGAAAACAACAAAATAGTCGAAGCGTGGGATTTTGGGCAGGAAGTTCCGGCTGATTGTGTTAACGAAAACGGTATGTTTTGA
- a CDS encoding START domain-containing protein, translating to MAKITPVISLSLLIVFLLLGIGATNKSSWQLAKEKDAIKVFTRPSSLGNLKDSKGVVQVKASVDDVVELLRKFDGYTKWMYKCSESKLLKQVSETEYYVYTVTDAPWPVSDRDLISKVIAEKKADGTVSFKLTGVKDFIPEKSDKVRVPRFSGLWQASPKPNGMVEIIYQLESDPGGSLPDWLANSTATDIPYYTLLEMKKLLAK from the coding sequence ATGGCTAAAATAACCCCTGTCATTTCCCTGTCTCTTTTAATCGTCTTTCTCTTGTTGGGTATTGGCGCTACAAACAAATCGAGTTGGCAACTTGCCAAAGAAAAAGATGCCATCAAAGTATTTACCCGCCCCTCGTCGCTTGGCAACCTTAAAGATTCTAAAGGAGTCGTTCAAGTAAAAGCCTCAGTGGACGATGTCGTTGAGTTACTCCGCAAGTTTGACGGCTACACCAAATGGATGTATAAATGTTCGGAAAGCAAGTTATTAAAACAAGTTTCTGAAACGGAATACTATGTTTATACCGTTACCGATGCTCCTTGGCCGGTAAGCGATCGAGATTTAATCAGCAAGGTAATTGCCGAAAAAAAGGCAGATGGTACTGTATCTTTTAAACTAACCGGCGTAAAAGATTTTATTCCGGAAAAATCGGACAAAGTTCGGGTTCCGAGATTTAGCGGGTTGTGGCAGGCAAGCCCTAAGCCCAACGGAATGGTAGAAATTATTTACCAGTTAGAATCCGATCCGGGAGGCTCCCTTCCCGATTGGTTGGCAAACTCCACCGCTACCGATATTCCTTATTATACCTTGCTTGAAATGAAAAAACTGTTGGCAAAATAA
- a CDS encoding DNA polymerase/3'-5' exonuclease PolX: MRNKDIAAKFKLLAGLMELHGDNPFKIRSYENAARTIEQQPATLNSMSEAELEDIPGIGKAIASKIISLLHTGSFDLMDKLLQTTPAGVVEMLRIKGLGPKKVKSIWKELEVDTVGELLYACEENRLLRLKGFGEKVQETIRKSIEYYLANAKRYRYGDIETEAMQICESFAKLPEVGQVMLTGQFRRRCEVIDQVELLIEGNWNRLEDWCQTLGLTLISEDENAAHLQTAAGIPLILYRMNSKESASYQLLKTTATHTHWEQLVAIGPPNKKATTEFGVYQSLGLQYIETELREGLGEVEKAKNGRIPELLSIEDITGIIHAHSTYSDGRDSLEVMAQACKDLGYRYLGITDHSKAAFYANGLSEQDIIRQHEEIDQLNLTLAPFKIFKGIEADILSDGSLDYNDDVLNSFDFVIASVHSNLNMDEEKANRRLLKAIENPHTVILGHMTGRLLLTRAGYPVNHHKIIDACAANKVVIEINANPYRLDIDWRWIPYCLEKGVLLSVNPDAHNTQGLGHVKYGVYAARKGGLHKTFTLNTRNVEQVALALSKKW; the protein is encoded by the coding sequence ATGCGAAACAAAGATATTGCCGCTAAATTTAAGTTGCTTGCCGGACTGATGGAGCTTCACGGGGACAACCCGTTTAAAATCAGGTCTTATGAAAACGCCGCCCGAACCATTGAACAGCAACCGGCTACATTAAACAGCATGTCCGAAGCCGAGTTAGAAGACATCCCCGGAATCGGCAAAGCAATAGCCTCCAAAATTATAAGCCTGCTTCATACCGGAAGTTTCGATTTGATGGACAAACTGTTGCAGACTACCCCGGCGGGCGTTGTCGAGATGTTGCGCATCAAAGGTCTTGGCCCCAAGAAAGTAAAATCTATTTGGAAAGAACTTGAGGTTGATACCGTAGGAGAATTGCTCTATGCCTGTGAAGAAAACAGGCTGCTCCGGTTAAAGGGCTTTGGTGAAAAAGTACAGGAAACCATCAGGAAAAGCATTGAATATTATTTAGCCAATGCAAAACGGTACCGTTATGGGGATATTGAGACAGAAGCCATGCAAATTTGCGAATCCTTTGCCAAACTGCCCGAAGTTGGACAAGTCATGCTGACCGGTCAGTTTCGCAGGCGTTGCGAGGTGATTGATCAGGTGGAACTGCTGATAGAAGGTAATTGGAACCGACTCGAAGATTGGTGTCAAACACTCGGGTTAACCTTGATTTCGGAAGATGAAAACGCGGCTCATCTACAAACTGCTGCGGGGATTCCACTCATTCTGTACCGGATGAATTCGAAAGAGAGCGCTTCATACCAGTTATTGAAAACTACGGCTACGCACACCCATTGGGAACAACTTGTCGCTATTGGTCCTCCCAACAAAAAGGCAACCACCGAATTTGGCGTGTATCAAAGCCTTGGATTGCAATATATAGAAACTGAACTGAGAGAGGGATTAGGTGAAGTAGAAAAGGCCAAAAATGGCCGAATTCCGGAATTGTTGAGTATTGAAGACATTACCGGCATTATTCACGCCCATAGTACCTACTCTGACGGACGAGATTCGTTGGAAGTGATGGCACAAGCCTGTAAAGATTTGGGCTACCGTTATTTGGGCATTACCGACCATTCAAAAGCAGCCTTTTATGCCAACGGACTTTCGGAACAAGACATCATCAGACAACACGAGGAGATTGACCAACTAAACTTAACGCTTGCCCCGTTTAAAATTTTTAAAGGAATTGAGGCTGATATTTTGAGCGATGGCAGCCTCGATTATAACGATGATGTGCTTAACTCTTTCGATTTTGTCATAGCTTCTGTTCATTCAAACCTGAACATGGACGAAGAAAAAGCCAACCGAAGGCTATTAAAAGCAATCGAAAACCCGCATACCGTTATTTTAGGACACATGACCGGACGCTTATTGCTGACAAGAGCAGGGTATCCGGTCAATCACCATAAAATTATTGATGCCTGTGCTGCCAATAAAGTCGTCATAGAAATCAATGCCAACCCTTATCGTTTGGATATAGACTGGCGATGGATTCCGTATTGTCTCGAAAAAGGGGTATTACTTTCGGTAAATCCCGATGCACACAACACCCAAGGGTTAGGGCATGTGAAATATGGGGTGTATGCTGCCCGTAAAGGGGGATTGCACAAAACCTTTACCCTCAACACCCGAAATGTTGAGCAAGTAGCACTTGCACTGTCGAAAAAATGGTAG
- a CDS encoding OmpA family protein produces MRKVFVSIVLFFIVFIPLIAQVSTVSSDTDWEKQQAFLSGSYEAEIIIRIGDVDNLGFGWPEGFDPFCGRMTEAHSYPWEINPNDLPGFDRILLSSKFNPSKEQTCGTDGYTISYDSNTSKPVVFNLPTDIAKGTVVKNAWVQLFIDDFQSPSFCSRFQVTINGNRFNEAEKIINAIDQTGPVGKLISIPVPEDFYALITEGKSLRFLIDEINGAGDGFALDFIRLLVNRKYENTCKGNVRGVVLDQESGNPVAGAKVWSSNYTASTTNSNGNFELKDIPAGFEILTASANGYADGTGMADIGEGDDNAEVTIYLQKGGTTILFDNQKIAIGEAVSLKNIMFDLAKADIKPASKPELDKVVALLKANPTAEIELSGHTSSEGEAEYNRSLSYRRVKACKDYIVSNGIDSGRIVAIGYGPDRPVAPNDTETNRAKNRRVEMRLIKY; encoded by the coding sequence ATGAGAAAAGTGTTTGTCTCTATTGTATTATTTTTCATTGTATTTATTCCTTTGATTGCTCAGGTCAGCACCGTTTCATCAGACACGGATTGGGAAAAACAACAAGCATTTCTGTCCGGTTCCTACGAAGCTGAAATCATTATTCGGATAGGAGATGTGGACAATCTTGGTTTTGGATGGCCGGAAGGGTTTGACCCTTTTTGCGGACGCATGACCGAAGCACATAGCTATCCCTGGGAAATAAACCCAAATGACTTACCGGGATTTGACCGTATATTATTGTCTTCAAAGTTTAACCCATCTAAAGAACAGACTTGCGGCACCGACGGCTATACTATTTCGTATGATTCCAACACCTCAAAACCGGTTGTATTTAATCTGCCCACAGATATAGCCAAAGGAACGGTCGTTAAAAACGCATGGGTTCAGTTGTTTATTGACGATTTTCAGTCGCCCTCTTTTTGTTCCCGCTTTCAGGTAACCATAAACGGCAACCGCTTTAATGAAGCTGAAAAAATCATCAACGCCATTGATCAGACCGGACCTGTCGGAAAGTTAATCAGCATACCTGTTCCTGAAGATTTTTACGCTTTAATAACAGAGGGCAAATCACTGAGGTTTTTAATTGACGAAATCAACGGAGCAGGCGATGGCTTTGCTCTTGATTTTATTCGGTTGTTGGTCAATCGAAAGTATGAAAATACCTGTAAAGGAAACGTTCGTGGTGTTGTATTGGACCAGGAATCCGGCAACCCGGTGGCAGGCGCAAAAGTATGGAGCAGCAACTATACGGCTTCGACCACCAATTCAAACGGCAATTTTGAGTTGAAAGACATACCCGCCGGATTTGAGATACTCACTGCCTCTGCCAATGGTTACGCAGACGGTACTGGAATGGCAGATATCGGCGAAGGAGATGACAACGCAGAAGTAACTATTTATTTGCAAAAAGGAGGAACCACCATTCTGTTTGACAATCAAAAAATAGCAATCGGCGAAGCGGTAAGTTTAAAAAATATTATGTTCGATTTAGCTAAAGCCGATATTAAACCTGCGTCAAAACCTGAGTTAGACAAAGTTGTCGCACTACTTAAAGCAAACCCCACTGCCGAAATAGAACTTTCGGGCCATACCTCTTCTGAAGGTGAGGCTGAATATAACCGCTCTCTGTCATATCGAAGGGTAAAAGCCTGTAAAGATTACATCGTATCAAATGGAATAGATTCGGGCAGAATCGTTGCCATAGGTTATGGCCCTGACAGGCCGGTAGCCCCAAATGACACTGAAACCAACCGGGCAAAAAACAGAAGGGTAGAAATGAGGTTGATTAAATATTAA